Proteins from one Podospora pseudoanserina strain CBS 124.78 chromosome 1, whole genome shotgun sequence genomic window:
- a CDS encoding hypothetical protein (EggNog:ENOG503P303; COG:S) translates to MRGAGRHEVGDDLDFGFVIPIATEPEPEETIEEELPDASPLPPPPTTSRPTPNTSAKRIHLDRDGVAQSSPSMGPSPSRPPRPPRSEYSIPDGTSTERSASLPPRSPASVRAQGSSLRHMTRPPASDEVEEAENEEDHDVTMHDSQPEPEAVEEDVDMEDAPPAPYARSVQRTAQKQRGPLSSVIAATKRITIHTSPEEPTPTVEEVVMESPADAPGSGKRQRTILLDQNSPVVGSSTLLHKVLEDLDETTQQNPGGIPASSSPVERRVRTRIRKSAEMRKMSESMSMRGSTMSVTSPTSSRGKRRSPRLRSSSVVEGEENAAEDVDVPDAVEEEEPEEEEEEEEEEGEREPEAEESAVLGADDDDVADAPVPEPELPEPKPEAVEEPEEKEVEEIGMQEATKRIGRKRPTRRTAPAPSPELGSDQPPMPVAESPALRKRRRREVVASPAQQQQPVKKVRTGKQPPKPQLPQHSSPAQPSPAQPSSAQPLPRQPPPRPPIGRSQSKVQEKSKPKPKQQAKKPPAKRKPRTNSDDAEGKDSGDKVSGSVPITVQRFSKPHIDPETEADDLDDDEIQFSHRGPGVHILDVLSKLCDEMAENYMGKLRAAEEAAEDAATRREKKVMLRALEAFHRELMTKLLDHTIALDQLHGLRKRVKAAQKEKIAMRDEIMRVRAEREQVALRMDAIRMKHEVESREALRHISLSSAMHDIDLAVEKAQAAPELSAAEQKKADLANLELLVSRVADQASSKSDGGGTLKQIKEFNAFLERAAAAMEKRR, encoded by the exons ATGCGCGGTGCTGG TCGTCATGAAGTAGGGGATGACCTAGACTTTGGCTTTGTGATTCCCATCGCCACAGAACCAGAGCCAGAAGAGACAATCGAGGAAGAGCTCCCAGATGCTTCACCACTaccgccacctccaaccaccagccgACCAACTCCAAACACATCCGCCAAGCGAATACACCTCGACCGCGATGGCGTTGCGCAATCCTCCCCATCTATGGGCCCCAGCCCCTCTcgccctccccgtcctccccgGTCTGAATACAGCATACCCGACGGCACCAGTACCGAAAGATCAGCCTCACTGCCACCACGTTCCCCAGCGTCTGTTCGAGCTCAGGGCTCTTCTCTTCGCCATATGACCCGCCCCCCAGCTTCGGATGAAGTTGAAGAGGCTGAAAATGAGGAGGACCACGACGTGACTATGCACGACTCGCAACCCGAGCCAGAGGCCGtagaggaggatgtcgacaTGGAAGAcgcccctccagcaccataCGCGCGATCCGTTCAAAGAACCGCACAAAAGCAACGAGGTCCGCTCTCCTCTGTCATTGCGGCGACAAAGCGGATTACTATCCACACTTCGCCCGAGGAGCCAACGCCAACAGTGGAGGAGGTAGTCATGGAAAGCCCGGCTGATGCACCTGGCAGTGGGAAGCGGCAAAGGACCATCTTGCTCGATCAGAATAGCCCAGTCGTGGGGTCGAGCACGTTATTGCACAAGGTTTTGGAGGATCTAGATGAGACTACTCAGCAAAACCCTGGAGGTATCCCGGCAAGTTCTTCACCAGTAGAAAGGAGGGTTAGAACGAGGATACGAAAGAGCGCagagatgaggaagatgtcgGAGAGTATGAGTATGAGAGGGAGTACAATGTCCGTGACGTCTCCTACGTCTTCGAGgggcaagaggaggagtccaAGGTTGAGGTCGAGCagtgttgttgaaggtgaggagAATGCAGCtgaggatgtggatgtcCCGGATgccgttgaggaagaggagccagaggaagaggaggaggaggaggaggaggagggagaaagggagcccgaggcggaggagtcAGCTGTGCTTGGggcagatgatgatgatgtcgccgATGCGCCAGTACCAGAGCCGGAACTACCGGAGCCAAAACCAGAGGCCGTAGAGGAACCAGAGGAgaaagaggttgaagagatTGGTATGCAAGAGGCTACTAAACGAATAGGGAGGAAGCGGCCTACTCGCCGAACCGCCCCTGCTCCTTCACCAGAGCTAGGCTCAGACCAACCACCAATGCCGGTGGCAGAATCACCAGCACTGAGAAAACGGcgaaggagggaggtggtggccagtccagcacagcaacagcagcctgTCAAGAAGGTACGGACAGGCAAACAACCACCTAAACCACAGCTTCCACAACACTCATCGCCAGCACAACCTTCACCAGCGCAGCCCTCATCAGCGCAACCCTTACCACGACAACCCCCCCCGCGACCACCAATAGGCCGATCACAGTCCAAAGTTCAAGAGAAGTCCAagccaaaaccaaaacaacaggccaagaagccacCAGCAAAGAGGAAACCTAGAACCAACTCCGACGATGCGGAGGGAAAAGACTCTGGAGATAAAGTCTCCGGCTCCGTCCCCATCACAGTCCAACGGTTCAGCAAGCCCCACATCGACCCTGAAACCGAAGCTGACGAcctcgacgatgacgaaaTTCAATTTTCTCACCGCGGTCCGGGCGTCCATATTCTCGACGTGCTGTCCAAACTCTGCGACGAAATGGCCGAGAATTACATGGGGAAACTCCGCGCAGCAGAGGAAGCGGCGGAGGATGCCGCCACAagaagggagaagaaggtgatgCTGAGAGCCTTGGAAGCCTTTCATAGGGAGTTGATGACCAAGCTTTTGGATCACACTATTGCCCTCGATCAGCTTCATGGCTTGCGCAAAAGGGTCAAGGCGGCgcagaaggagaagattgcGATGAGGGATGAGATCATGCGGGTtagggcggagagggagcaggTCGCGTTGAGGATGGATGCGATCAGGATGAAGCATGAGGTGGAGAGCAGGGAGGCGTTG CGAcacatctctctctcgtcgGCCATGCATGATATTGATCTTGCGGTGGAAAAGGCGCAAGCAGCACCAGAGCTGTCTGCCGCtgagcaaaagaaggccgATCTCGCCAATCTTGAACTACTGGTCAGCCGAGTAGCTGATCAAGCCAGCTCGAAGAGCGATGGTGGGGGCACGTTGAAGCAAATCAAAGAGTTCAATGCCTTTTTAGAAAGAGCGGCTGCGGCGATGGAGAAAAGGAGGTAG
- a CDS encoding hypothetical protein (EggNog:ENOG503P05R) yields the protein MWGTSFCHFTPPKFKLPQAISPPSPPQVALTLLTITTLRKPQSHPQIRPHTPFKMGWFNGWFGGSPDNSSSDPLAHLDPKLREFLQKEAPVKYTPSSESSPPTPAVPPHRQLDQKSQDDQTAASQSTVPPESLFPDGRYAHLWKTYTPQSTIEAATKTDHEKLMDVLDSYKDRKAAIGRAALENCADEQFTWATCMKSGGVKARLTMCSDEVKKFERCYNNQSRLLKALGYLNTYGRSAEEDEMIQMRADELYHQMLRQEEEIKRAKEEGREAPEFRSVLEEAAKVRQRQQEAAGEAAGKVNIPPPPAELIASWKEKLEKLPEQDRAAEEAALRADYRANAEMAASIQGLWQEQAKQREERKKKGEETFMDRFRGMVAVGKVTEKKEDNNK from the coding sequence ATGTGGGGCACCTCTTTCTGCCACTTTACCCCGCCTAAATTCAAGCTTCCCCAAGCtatctcaccaccatcaccaccacaggtCGCATtaaccctcctcaccatcaccactttgCGCAAAccccaatcccacccccaaatccgCCCACACACACCCTTTAAAATGGGCTGGTTCAACGGCTGGTTCGGCGGGAGCCCAgacaactcctcctccgaccccCTCGCCCACCTCGATCCCAAACTCCGCGAATTCCTCCAAAAAGAAGCCCCCGTCAAatacaccccctcctccgaatcctcacccccaacccccgctGTTCCACCACACCGCCAGCTCGACCAAAAATCCCAAGACGACCAaaccgccgcctcccaatCCACCGTCCCCCCCGAATCCCTCTTCCCCGACGGCCGCTACGCCCACCTCTGGAAAACCTAcaccccccaatccaccATCGAAGCAGCAACCAAAACCGACCATGAAAAACTCATGGACGTCCTCGACTCGTACAAAGACCGCAAAGCCGCCATCGGCCGCGCCGCCCTCGAAAACTGCGCCGACGAGCAATTCACCTGGGCCACGTGCATGAAATCCGGGGGGGTCAAAGCCCGGCTGACAATGTGCTCTGACGAGGTCAAGAAATTCGAGCGCTGCTACAACAACCAATCCCGTCTTTTGAAAGCGTTGGGGTACCTGAACACCTATGGGAGaagcgccgaggaggatgagatgattCAGATGAGGGCCGATGAGCTGTATCATCAGATGttgaggcaggaggaggagatcaagagggccaaggaggaagggagggaggcgcCCGAGTTTAGGAgtgtgctggaggaggctgcaAAGGTtaggcagcggcagcaggaggctgctggggaggcgGCTGGGAAGGTGAATAttccaccgccaccggccGAGTTGATCGCGAGTTGGAAGGAAAAGTTGGAGAAGTTGCCTGAGCAGGATagggcggccgaggaggcggcaTTGAGGGCGGATTATAGGGCTAATGCCGAGATGGCGGCGAGTATTCAAGGCCTGTGGCAGGAGCAGGCGAaacagagggaggagaggaagaagaagggcgaggagacGTTTATGGATCGGTTTAGGGGCATGGTTGCTGTGGGGAAGgtgacggagaagaaggaggataaCAACAAGTAG
- a CDS encoding hypothetical protein (EggNog:ENOG503PYBE), producing the protein MYFSTRTLVTILLAAVARDVAAQAAVQTPDAPAPSAIPPEVLASQAASASAAASAAAAANEAAAAGGLRPLPGLQGGEAEAPAELRPLPNLAGDAAVVTPPPVAVTAPEAAEPVATVAPTLPAEEPAVEAPPALIPPPGLDAEAPAPELVVPPGLATPVVETPVVESPAPEAAAPAPEEPPAVIGSFTPIVAEPTAEETPALAEPTEAAVVPPVVEEPAAAPVIGSFTRIVAEPTVEAPVETPVETPVEIPAETPAAEPVASEATGPAGVVETPAPVPIGSFSQVIVGTAPTLAVPQPVPTGAGGFVFLNSTTAGAGVAQPTGGLLPLPGVAAPSGGLLPIPGVAQPSGVAAPSGGLVTPPGLGGAGGETGSGSNGGSGSGSDGSGSGLVNPDGSTGTETLETDPNVTAGPGSGGTGVNEVLTTLTTTNAEGVPTTLVTAVAQTTGPNGAQVTGTGNLANNGSTPALTAGGARLGEGINMKMSVLGGAVGMLVVLML; encoded by the exons ATGTATTTCTCAACCAGAACTCTCgtcaccatcctcctggCCGCTGTGGCCCGCGATGTTGCTGCTCAGGCAGCCGTTCAGACCCCAGACGCACCGGCGCCCAGCGCCATCCCTCCAGAGGTTCTTGCCAGTCAGGCAGCAAGTGCcagtgctgctgcttcggcggcggcggcggcgaacgaggcggcagcagcaggaggattGAGGCCACTACCGGGGCTACAGGGCGGTGAGGCAGAGGCGCCAGCAGAACTTAGACCTTTGCCCAATCTTGCTGGAGATGCCGCCGTTGTGACTCCTCCGCCCGTGGCGGTAACAGCTCCCGAAGCTGCGGAACCAGTAGCAACAGTGGCACCGACGTTGCCAGCAGAAGAACCGGCTGTTGAAGCCCCTCCTGCACTAATCCCACCTCCTGGCCTCGACGCGGAGGCTCCGGCCCCTGAGCTCGTGGTCCCTCCAGGTCTTGCTACACCG GTTGTGGAAACCCCTGTTGTCGAAAGTCCCGCTCCCGAAGCTGCGGCTCCAGCCCCTGAAGAGCCCCCTGCCGTCATCGGGTCCTTCACCCCTATCGTGGCCGAACCCACAGCCGAGGAGACTCCCGCTCTTGCTGAACCGACCGAGGCCGCTGTTGTCCCCCCTGTCGTAGAAGAACCTGCCGCTGCGCCCGTCATCGGCTCCTTCACTCGTATCGTCGCTGAACCGACGGTTGAAGCCCCGGTCGAAACCCCGGTCGAAACTCCGGTCGAAATCCCGGCCGAAACCCCCGCTGCTGAACCTGTCGCTTCCGAAGCCACTGGGCCCGCCGGTGTAGTCGAAACCCCCGCCCCGGTCCCAATCGGTTCATTCTCTCAAGTCATTGTTGGCACTGCCCCTACTTTGGCCGTTCCTCAACCCGTTCCCACCGGCGCTGGCGGCTTCGTTTTCCTTAACAGCACAACTGCTGGTGCCGGAGTTGCCCAGCCCACGGGTGGTCTTCTGCCTCTTCCTGGAGTTGCTGCTCCTTCTGGCGGTCTCCTCCCTATTCCCGGAGTCGCCCAGCCTTCTGGTGTCGCCGCCCCATCTGGTGGTTTGGTAACCCCTcctggtcttggtggtgctggtggcgagACTGGATCTGGCTCTAATGGTGGATCTGGATCTGGAAGTGATGGTAGCGGCAGCGGCCTCGTCAACCCAGATGGAAGCACCGGAACTGAGACTCTGGAGACGGATCCCAACGTTACTGCTGGCCCTGGATCTGGCGGTACTGGGGTAAATGAGGTTTTGACCACTCTTACTACCACCAACGCTGAGGGCGTACCTACCACTTTGGTAACTGCTGTGGCTCAAACCACAGGACCAAACGGTGCTCAAGTTACTGGAACTGGcaacctcgccaacaacGGATCTACTCCCGCCCTGACGGCTGGTGGAGCCCGCTTGGGCGAGGGCATCAATATGAAGATGTCAGTTTTGGGAGGTGCTGTCGGTATGCTGGTTGTCCTGATGCTTTAA
- a CDS encoding hypothetical protein (EggNog:ENOG503P2GF): MAAIAPMEMPGPAANVIPLQCLICPKKPTFSDLSHLLTHIASKSHLSQKFKVGLRPDPESKADTAAYLDWEARYGINDLLAERLASKEKKTTGKKRARTFASASGPRDRPHDDDTALMMDSIKIEPDEILHAQAIYGWSSSSTRQGYFDNSGFQTPTTRRSRDSATLPSTPQQQHSMILRRRRFPSESTAVSGTTSELLSESTEMPEDTNEGDNATKLKGIVYEGMGLFDSATTPQKKKRNQRKDASVLVKMQQTSRDITSVETVYELTEEGLKRLRERDVYDSPSIDGSQVCWRLSFHPILGQRSILIRPPG, translated from the exons ATGGCCGCAATTGCTCCAATGGAGATGCCCGGCCCCGCCGCCAATGTCATCCCGCTGCAGTGCTTGATCTGCCCCAAGAAGCCCACCTTTTCGGACCTCTCGCACCTCTTGACGCACATCGCTTCCAAGAGCCACTTGTCCCAGAAATTCAAAGTTGGCTTGCGACCTGACCCCGAGTCCAAGGCCGATACTGCCGCCTACCTCGACTGGGAGGCTCGCTATGGCATCAATGATCTCCTGGCCGAGCGCTTGGCTAGtaaagagaagaagactaCTGGCAAGAAGAGAGCCCGGACCTTTGCTTCTGCCTCTGGG CCTCGAGACCGCcctcatgatgatgacacTGCTCTGATGATGGATAGTATCAAGATCGAGCCTGATGAGATTCTTCACGCCCAAGCTATATACGGTTggtcctcttcttcaacacgTCAGGGGTACTTCGACAATTCCGGCTTCCAGACCCCTACCACTCGTCGTTCTCGAGACAGCGCCACGCTTCCCAGCAcccctcagcagcagcacagcaTGATTTTGAGAAGACGCCGCTTCCCATCTGAGTCAACTGCTGTGAGTGGGACGACATCTGAGCTCCTGTCCGAGAGCACCGAAATGCCTGAAGACACCAATGAGGGCGACAATGCCACTAAGCTCAAGGGTATTGTGTATGAGGGAATGGGGCTCTTTGATTCTGCCACGACTccgcagaagaagaagcggaaCCAGCGCAAAGACGCATCTGTTTTGGTGAAGATGCAGCAAACGTCGAGAGATATCACATCCGTGGAGACAGTCTACGAGCTGACCGAGGAGGGTCTCAAGCGTTTGCGCGAGCGAGATGTATATGACAGCCCTTCCATTGATGGCAGTCAGGTATGTTGGCGGTTGTCATTCCATCCCATTTTAGGCCAAAGATCAATACTAATACGACCCCCAGGATGA